From the genome of Brienomyrus brachyistius isolate T26 chromosome 8, BBRACH_0.4, whole genome shotgun sequence, one region includes:
- the sp1 gene encoding transcription factor Sp1 yields MSDQQQDEMAALVESGGGFLQKRNSNTGQDSQQPSPLALLAATCSRIDTPGEGDAESEQQQSQQQGQLIDQAQLTQTANGWQIIPVSAQPSSGTSTSGTTTSGQGTMAEAGKNRQVVSSGAAGQPGQQYVVATTPTIPGQQVLTALSGVMPNIQYQVIPQFQTVDGQQLQFATAQQDPTAAAAAGQFQLVSSPGGGQQLIATANRGAGTGNILTMPGLIQQAIPLQNLGLGNIQNQTPFLANMPVSLNGNITLLPVATGGTGGGSGDATGIGSSGSSQQLLQQPVSSTTGYYTSSTATITTQAATSYGGGTQSQSSSTFQSSASGVSVQPDNRDSQQQQQPQQILIQPQQLLQGGHSLQTLQAGAGGQVFAQALPQDALQNLQIQAIPNASPILVRTLGPNGQVSWQTLQLQSPTGAQITLAPVQSLQSLPQLAQTGSAGGVTVNPVQLPGLQTINLNTLSNTGLQMHQLQGVPIAIATGDQGLHTSGVGGDSLDDSTAIDDGGETSPQPPSRRTRREACTCPYCKEGEGRSDPGKKKQHICHIPGCGKVYGKTSHLRAHLRWHTGERPFVCSWSFCGKRFTRSDELQRHKRTHTGEKKFSCPECPKRFMRSDHLSKHIKTHLNKKGAATNTTSETTSSTTGSDSVATGGVPSDQHALITMETLSPESISRLARSGVNVMQVADIHSINMNSNGY; encoded by the exons ATGAGTG ACCAACAGCAAGATGAAATGGCCGCGTTGGTGGAAAGCGGTGGAGGTTTTCTTCAAAAGCGAAACTCGAATACGGGGcag GACTCTCAGCAGCCGTCTCCCTTGGCTCTGCTAGCCGCCACCTGCAGTCGCATCGACACTCCTGGTGAGGGTGACGCAGAGTCCGAGCAGCAGCAGTCCCAACAGCAGGGCCAGCTTATAGACCAGGCCCAGCTGACCCAAACGGCCAACGGCTGGCAGATCATCCCGGTCAGCGCTCAGCCATCTTCTGGTACCAGCACTTCCGGCACCACAACGTCCGGGCAGGGCACCATggccgaggcagggaagaacaggCAGGTGGTGTCATCTGGAGCTGCAGGCCAGCCTGGGCAGCAGTATGTAGTAGCCACCACTCCCACTATACCTGGCCAGCAGGTCCTCACTGCCCTGTCTGGGGTCATGCCTAACATCCAGTATCAGGTCATCCCCCAATTCCAGACAGTGGATGGACAGCAGCTCCAGTTTGCCACAGCCCAGCAGGACCCCACAGCAGCAGCTGCGGCAGGACAGTTCCAGCTGGTGTCTTCTCCTGGCGGCGGGCAGCAGCTGATCGCAACTGCCAATCGGGGGGCGGGTACTGGGAACATCTTAACCATGCCTGGCCTTATCCAGCAAGCAATCCCACTACAGAACCTGGGCTTGGGTAACATACAGAACCAGACTCCATTCTTGGCCAACATGCCTGTGTCGCTCAATGGGAAcatcacccttctgcctgtagCCACAGGAGGCACTGGTGGTGGCAGTGGTGATGCCACTGGCATTGGATCTTCAGGATCCTCCCAGCAGCTCCTACAGCAGCCAGTGTCTTCTACCACTGGGTACTACACTAGCTCCACGGCTACCATTACCACTCAGGCAGCTACCTCCTATGGAGGTGGGACGCAGTCTCAGAGCAGCAGCACTTTCCAGAGCTCAGCCAGTGGGGTCTCAGTGCAGCCAGATAACCGAGACagccagcaacagcagcagccacAGCAAATTCTCATTCAGCCACAGCAGCTTCTCCAAGGGGGACATTCCCTGCAAACCCTACAGGCTGGTGCCGGCGGACAGGTCTTCGCACAGGCACTGCCACAGGACGCCCTGCAGAACCTGCAAATTCAAGCCATCCCCAATGCCAGCCCCATCCTCGTGCGCACCCTGGGCCCCAATGGGCAAGTAAGCTGGCAGACGCTGCAGCTGCAGAGTCCCACTGGAGCCCAGATCACGCTCGCCCCTGTGCAGTCTCTGCAGTCGCTTCCTCAGCTGGCACAGACGGGAAGCGCAGGCGGGGTCACAGTGAACCCCGTGCAGCTGCCTGGCCTGCAGACCATCAACCTGAACACACTGAGCAATACAGGCCTTCAGATGCACCAGCTGCAGGGGGTCCCCATTGCCATTGCAACAG GAGACCAGGGGCTGCATACCAGTGGGGTGGGTGGAGACAGCCTGGATGATAGCACAGCCATAGATGATGGAGGAGAGACCAGCCCACAACCTCCCAGTCGTCGTACACGCCGGGAGGCCTGTACCTGTCCCTACTGCAAGGAGGGTGAAGGACG CAGTGACCCTGGcaagaaaaagcagcacatcTGTCACATCCCCGGCTGCGGGAAGGTGTACGGCAAGACCTCCCACCTGCGGGCCCACCTGCGATGGCACACCGGAGAGAGGCCCTTTGTCTGCTCCTGGTCCTTCTGTGGGAAGCGTTTCACTCGGTCTGATGAGCTGCAGCGACATAAGCGGACGCACACTG GAGAAAAGAAGTTCTCGTGCCCAGAATGTCCCAAACGCTTCATGCGGAGTGATCACTTGTCCAAGCACATCAAAACCCACCTGAACAAGAAGGGAGCTGCTACCAACACAACCAGCGAAACCACCTCTTCCACCACTGGCTCAGACTCTGTGGCCACAGGCGGAGTCCCGTCAGACCAGCACGCCCTCATCACCATGGAGACGCTGTCGCCCGAAAGCATCTCGCGGCTAGCCAGAAGCGGCGTGAATGTCATGCAGGTGGCTGACATCCACTCCATTAACATGAACAGCAATGGCTACTGA